The Nitrosopumilus cobalaminigenes genome contains a region encoding:
- the ndk gene encoding nucleoside-diphosphate kinase, producing MTEQSLFIVKPDAVARNLVGEVVSRFERKGFKLLKLKMFTFTQAQAENFYGVHKDKPFFGELTSFITSGPVVAAIIEGNNAIATTRIMIGATKSFEADPGSIRGDFGLGFSENIIHASDSQESFDHESRVAFE from the coding sequence TTGACTGAACAATCTTTATTCATTGTAAAACCTGATGCCGTAGCTAGAAATCTAGTTGGTGAAGTTGTATCCAGATTTGAAAGAAAAGGATTCAAACTTTTAAAATTAAAGATGTTTACATTTACTCAAGCACAAGCAGAGAATTTTTACGGAGTTCACAAAGACAAACCTTTCTTTGGAGAACTAACATCCTTTATCACATCAGGACCTGTTGTTGCTGCGATCATTGAAGGAAATAATGCAATTGCAACTACACGAATAATGATTGGTGCAACAAAATCATTTGAAGCAGATCCTGGCTCCATTAGAGGAGACTTTGGATTGGGATTTAGTGAAAATATTATTCATGCATCAGATTCACAAGAAAGTTTTGATCACGAATCGAGGGTAGCATTTGAGTGA
- the infB gene encoding translation initiation factor IF-2, translating to MQIRQPIVAVLGHVDSGKTSLLDRIRGTGVQGREAGGITQHIGASFLPTETIKEMCGPLYKKLEQSENKVPGILVIDTPGHEVFTNLRSRGGSAADIAILVVDVNRGFQPQTNESLKILQSRKVPFVVALNKCDQISGWRKSETPFITQAIKEQDASIQTDLDQKIYDVVGTLSILGYKSEAFYRVEDFKSEIAIVPISARSGVGVPELLSVLVGLTQQYLQKRLDQDEKEPRGIVLEVKDEVGLGQTANVILIDGSIKKENSIVVAKRDAVIVTKPKALLLPKPLDEMRDPRDKFKPVPQIDAAAGFKIASPELEGVLPGSTLYVAKNTEEIAKYTKLIESEMKSVFVDTETNGVVLKCDTIGSLEAIVEMLKRSQVPVAKADIGPVTRHDVIEAKAIKENDRHLGIVLAFNVKILPDAKEESETSHIKLFEDKVIYSLIDNYNAWVEEDSANEEDAMFAELTPISKFSFMKGMVFRNNNPAVFGVRVDVGNLKHKIPFMNMKGRKVGYIHQLQLDKKTVSTAKTGDEVACSVKDVTIGRQIFEEEVYYTFPPSHEAKQILKKFMHKLSPEEQEVFNDIIRIQREIEPIYGY from the coding sequence TTGCAAATTCGTCAGCCCATAGTGGCAGTTCTTGGTCACGTAGACTCTGGAAAAACATCTCTTTTAGATAGAATTCGTGGAACAGGTGTTCAAGGTAGAGAAGCAGGTGGAATTACCCAACATATTGGTGCAAGTTTTCTTCCAACTGAAACTATCAAAGAAATGTGTGGTCCACTATACAAAAAACTAGAACAATCAGAAAATAAGGTTCCTGGAATTTTAGTAATTGATACACCCGGACACGAAGTTTTTACAAATCTACGTTCTCGAGGTGGTTCCGCAGCTGATATTGCAATTTTAGTAGTTGATGTGAATCGTGGATTTCAACCGCAAACAAATGAGAGTTTGAAAATCTTACAAAGCAGAAAAGTTCCCTTTGTTGTTGCACTAAACAAATGTGATCAAATCTCTGGATGGAGAAAATCTGAAACACCTTTCATTACACAGGCAATCAAAGAACAAGATGCATCAATCCAAACAGATTTGGACCAAAAAATCTATGATGTTGTAGGAACTCTATCTATACTCGGATACAAGTCTGAGGCATTTTATCGTGTAGAGGATTTCAAATCTGAAATTGCTATTGTTCCAATTTCTGCACGTTCTGGAGTGGGAGTACCTGAATTACTTAGTGTCTTGGTAGGATTAACACAGCAATATCTGCAGAAAAGACTAGATCAGGACGAGAAAGAACCTCGTGGAATAGTTTTAGAAGTTAAAGATGAAGTTGGATTGGGACAAACAGCTAACGTTATTCTCATTGATGGTTCAATCAAAAAAGAAAATAGTATTGTTGTTGCAAAACGTGATGCTGTAATCGTTACAAAACCCAAGGCATTGCTCTTACCCAAACCTCTTGATGAGATGCGTGATCCACGTGACAAGTTCAAACCGGTTCCACAAATAGATGCAGCAGCTGGATTCAAAATTGCATCCCCTGAACTTGAAGGTGTTCTTCCAGGAAGTACTCTTTATGTTGCAAAAAATACTGAGGAGATTGCAAAATATACTAAATTAATTGAATCTGAAATGAAATCTGTTTTTGTTGATACTGAAACCAATGGAGTTGTCTTGAAATGCGATACTATTGGTTCACTTGAGGCAATAGTTGAGATGCTTAAACGCTCACAAGTCCCTGTTGCCAAAGCAGACATTGGTCCTGTAACTAGACATGATGTAATTGAGGCTAAAGCCATTAAGGAAAATGATAGACATCTCGGAATTGTTTTGGCATTTAATGTCAAGATATTACCTGATGCAAAAGAAGAATCAGAAACAAGTCACATCAAACTCTTTGAAGACAAAGTAATCTATAGTTTAATTGACAACTATAATGCTTGGGTTGAAGAAGATTCTGCTAATGAAGAAGATGCAATGTTTGCAGAACTTACACCAATTTCAAAATTCTCATTCATGAAAGGAATGGTATTTCGAAATAATAATCCTGCAGTATTTGGAGTACGTGTAGATGTTGGAAATCTAAAACACAAAATTCCTTTTATGAATATGAAAGGACGCAAGGTTGGATACATACACCAACTTCAACTAGACAAAAAGACGGTATCAACTGCAAAAACAGGTGATGAGGTTGCATGTTCTGTTAAAGATGTCACAATTGGAAGACAAATTTTTGAAGAAGAAGTATACTATACTTTTCCACCATCACATGAAGCAAAACAAATTCTCAAGAAATTCATGCATAAACTTTCTCCTGAAGAACAAGAAGTGTTTAATGATATAATTAGAATTCAACGAGAAATAGAACCAATATACGGTTACTAG
- a CDS encoding DM13 domain-containing protein, which translates to MNKLVGIAILAIIVGGVSVYAVSPYFTESTIDESIPTGAIIQSEIKNNDMIVSHDKESVMEEEAMMMEEVIPVSYAGTFVGVGDGIHDAQGNVFTIPLEDNSNILRLENFKSTNGPDLYVYLATDDNASEFINLGELKANNGNQNYEIPENSDLNKYNKVLVWCKAFGVLFGSAELSTQ; encoded by the coding sequence ATGAATAAATTAGTAGGAATTGCAATTTTGGCAATCATTGTTGGGGGAGTTTCAGTGTATGCAGTATCGCCATATTTTACAGAATCAACTATTGATGAATCAATTCCAACTGGTGCAATAATTCAATCAGAAATAAAAAATAATGACATGATTGTTTCGCATGATAAAGAATCTGTGATGGAAGAAGAAGCTATGATGATGGAAGAAGTAATTCCAGTTTCTTATGCAGGTACATTTGTAGGAGTAGGAGATGGAATTCATGATGCTCAAGGAAATGTATTTACTATTCCATTAGAAGATAATTCAAATATACTTAGATTAGAAAATTTCAAATCAACAAATGGGCCAGACTTGTATGTTTACTTGGCTACAGATGATAATGCATCAGAATTTATCAATTTAGGAGAACTCAAAGCAAATAATGGAAATCAAAATTATGAGATTCCAGAGAATAGTGATCTAAACAAATACAACAAAGTATTAGTATGGTGTAAAGCATTTGGTGTTTTGTTTGGTAGTGCAGAATTATCAACTCAATAA
- a CDS encoding archease: protein MSYKFLDHATDAIIEVTAKDLKEAFKVAADAEINLTLDQDKVEEKDQKQFSANGKDLRYLLFSWLEEIPFVLITEGFAIKRIEFDIKEKNGYEINAIAYGEPLDVKKHNFKVEIKAPTFYDMEIRQDNEVYMRFLLDL from the coding sequence TTGAGTTACAAGTTTTTAGATCATGCAACAGATGCAATAATAGAAGTTACTGCAAAAGATCTCAAAGAAGCGTTCAAAGTAGCTGCTGATGCAGAAATCAATCTTACATTAGATCAGGATAAAGTGGAGGAAAAAGACCAGAAACAGTTTTCTGCTAATGGAAAAGATCTTCGTTATCTTTTATTTAGTTGGTTAGAAGAAATTCCATTTGTCCTAATTACTGAAGGGTTCGCAATAAAAAGAATTGAATTTGATATCAAAGAAAAAAACGGATACGAAATTAATGCTATTGCATATGGGGAACCATTAGATGTGAAAAAACACAATTTCAAAGTGGAAATCAAGGCTCCCACATTTTATGACATGGAAATTAGACAAGACAATGAAGTTTACATGAGATTTTTGCTTGATCTTTGA
- a CDS encoding 50S ribosomal protein L24e produces MSLLVKPCNFCDRPVAKGSGTMLAKNDGTVLWFCSAKCKKNALVLKRDPRKLKWTKKYVKGGIRKK; encoded by the coding sequence ATGAGTCTTTTAGTTAAACCATGTAATTTCTGTGACAGACCCGTAGCAAAAGGATCTGGTACTATGCTTGCAAAAAATGATGGAACCGTGCTATGGTTCTGTTCTGCAAAATGTAAAAAGAATGCACTAGTCTTGAAACGTGATCCAAGAAAATTGAAATGGACTAAAAAATACGTTAAAGGCGGAATTAGAAAGAAATAG
- a CDS encoding VOC family protein yields the protein MPRISWFDVPVDNPDRAQKFYGDVFDWKFEKWDGPMDYWMAKTGTEEPGIDGGMSKRMPGQMGMTNTITVPSVDEYAKKITENGGHLLIPKMAIVKVGWFAQCTDTEGNMFGIIEMDEKAE from the coding sequence ATGCCAAGAATCTCATGGTTTGATGTTCCAGTGGATAATCCAGATAGAGCTCAAAAGTTCTATGGCGATGTGTTTGATTGGAAATTTGAGAAATGGGATGGTCCAATGGATTATTGGATGGCAAAAACTGGAACAGAGGAACCAGGAATTGATGGTGGTATGTCAAAAAGAATGCCAGGACAGATGGGAATGACAAATACAATTACAGTTCCATCAGTAGATGAATATGCTAAAAAAATTACTGAAAATGGAGGACATTTGCTAATACCCAAAATGGCAATTGTAAAAGTTGGATGGTTTGCTCAATGTACAGACACTGAAGGTAATATGTTTGGCATAATAGAAATGGATGAGAAAGCCGAGTAA
- a CDS encoding MDR/zinc-dependent alcohol dehydrogenase-like family protein has translation MKATSFDGKTMNYDNDYPDPKSGEVLVRVNLAGICGTDLEILDGYMAYDGILGHEFVGTVEKAENSNLIGKRVVGEINAGCGSCESCKKGMDRHCPNRTVLGILKRNGAFAEFLSLPEKNLHVIPDSITDEQAVFVEPLAAAFEIKEQVTLQPQWSVAVVGDGRLAQLIIQVLKLTCPNLTCFGRHASKLESLVNSGIKIKIGIEPSDEQSFDLVVEATGSNSGFADTMKLIKPRGTVILKSTIASRENLDLTPTVVNEITLIGSRCGLFKPAIDALASGIISVDSMIDSTFPLEKFSEAIKHAKKPDTLKVFLKP, from the coding sequence ATGAAAGCAACAAGTTTTGATGGAAAAACCATGAACTATGATAATGATTACCCTGATCCTAAATCTGGCGAAGTATTGGTTAGAGTCAATTTAGCTGGAATTTGTGGAACTGATTTAGAAATCTTAGATGGCTACATGGCATATGATGGAATTTTAGGTCATGAGTTTGTTGGAACTGTAGAAAAAGCTGAAAACTCTAATTTAATTGGGAAACGTGTTGTAGGTGAAATTAATGCTGGATGTGGTTCATGTGAGTCTTGCAAAAAAGGGATGGATAGACATTGTCCAAATAGAACTGTTCTTGGAATTTTAAAAAGAAATGGTGCATTTGCTGAATTTCTTTCATTACCAGAAAAAAATCTACATGTAATTCCTGATTCAATTACTGATGAACAAGCTGTATTTGTTGAACCATTAGCTGCTGCTTTTGAAATAAAAGAACAAGTGACATTACAACCACAATGGAGTGTTGCAGTAGTTGGTGATGGGAGACTAGCACAACTAATAATTCAAGTTTTAAAATTAACCTGTCCAAATTTAACATGTTTTGGCAGACATGCTAGTAAGCTTGAAAGTCTAGTAAATAGTGGAATAAAGATAAAAATTGGAATTGAACCCTCTGATGAACAATCCTTTGATTTGGTAGTAGAAGCTACTGGAAGTAATTCTGGATTTGCTGATACTATGAAATTAATTAAACCCCGAGGAACTGTCATTTTAAAATCCACAATTGCATCACGAGAAAATCTTGATCTGACTCCTACGGTAGTTAATGAAATTACTTTGATTGGATCTCGTTGTGGATTATTCAAACCCGCAATTGATGCTTTGGCATCTGGAATTATTTCAGTTGATTCAATGATAGACTCTACTTTTCCTTTAGAAAAATTCTCAGAAGCTATCAAACATGCTAAAAAACCTGATACTTTGAAGGTATTTCTAAAACCTTAA
- a CDS encoding fibronectin type III domain-containing protein gives MQNRNTMKNKVIFSVLFTLCLVSIQFAYAEPEFSFEFGTTGSGNDEFDNPTDVILDKNGKNIYVVDSNNDRISVFEDDGDYDFKYGTFCDIAAIQDCNDNADGADDDGDGQFNEPLSIARDALGEFFVVDSGNERVQVFDDDGEFQSKFGSSDSGLDEYLGNAKGIVIQESSREILVSNIERDSISVFDSTGDFLFEFDSFDGNDDFQNPTNMIIDNSNEILYVSDTGNDRIVIFELVSGNTCPSGTDEVVDGVCFVEEFGTSGNDDGEFDEPRGLAYDSVNDLLYVSDTDNDRIQVFEIVDGNTCPSGTDEVVDGVCFVEEFGTSGTGDGQFDQPMGIALDMTNDLLWIADSDNDRIQVFNLNSEPAVLLPDKPDNLKASPVSPTSIILSWVEPTMAENVPEITGYKIEYRVGSDDYIPVTQNTGSKTTSFIHQGLDSDETYSYRVYSINSEGTSASYSSTSEKPKHTTTPTALTATAIAPSQIKLSWLPPSETFGQSITGYNILREINEGVYDDSVGNTNAGTTTFIVTNLQTDKTYTYAISANIGYGSTGESPTASATPREDSVNVVDDPITSTAIQITKSSPPIKLTASVVSSSQINLAWSPPVEDGNSAITGYKIEVKRDDNSYTTLVADTESTVRTYSHTNLITNSKYTYKVSAINVVGTSDPSNEFSATPKSTNVQISPLGKLNIDEGKLLLFTVKLLDNSVKDVVFSLDKNPPAGAKIISNTGVFSWTPTSTDGGKTYSLDVVAKKDGLTDRETVTIIVNDVMTSQQPEPEPQPKELGLASFVDETKDPQSYVDRYNNEASYKKWFDDNFAEYDSIYQAVGLEEPLLIPASFVDETKDPQSYVDRYNNEASYKKWFDDNFAEYDSIYQAVGLEEPKVEEKKFGICGPGTKLIDGVCTIVEKPAVKPWWQFW, from the coding sequence ATGCAGAATAGAAATACAATGAAAAATAAAGTGATTTTTAGTGTTTTATTCACACTTTGTCTAGTATCTATTCAATTTGCATATGCTGAACCTGAATTTTCCTTTGAATTTGGTACAACAGGATCAGGAAATGACGAATTTGACAACCCAACAGATGTGATTTTAGATAAAAATGGAAAAAATATCTATGTTGTAGATAGCAATAATGATAGAATTAGTGTTTTTGAAGATGATGGGGATTATGATTTCAAGTATGGGACTTTTTGTGATATAGCAGCAATTCAAGATTGTAATGATAATGCAGACGGTGCAGATGATGATGGAGATGGACAATTTAATGAGCCACTAAGTATTGCAAGAGATGCATTAGGGGAATTTTTTGTAGTTGACTCAGGTAATGAACGAGTTCAAGTTTTTGATGATGATGGGGAATTTCAATCAAAATTTGGTTCATCAGATAGCGGATTAGATGAATATCTAGGAAATGCTAAAGGAATAGTTATTCAAGAATCATCAAGAGAAATTCTAGTTTCAAATATTGAAAGAGATTCAATTTCAGTTTTTGACTCTACTGGGGATTTTCTATTTGAATTTGATTCTTTTGATGGGAATGATGATTTTCAAAATCCAACAAACATGATAATTGATAATTCAAATGAAATACTATATGTTTCAGATACAGGAAATGATAGAATTGTTATCTTTGAATTAGTTTCAGGAAATACTTGTCCTAGTGGAACTGATGAAGTGGTTGATGGAGTATGTTTTGTTGAAGAGTTTGGAACATCAGGAAACGATGACGGTGAATTTGATGAACCAAGAGGATTAGCATATGATTCTGTAAATGATCTGCTTTATGTTTCAGATACAGATAATGATAGAATTCAAGTGTTTGAGATAGTTGATGGAAATACTTGTCCTAGTGGAACTGATGAAGTGGTTGATGGAGTATGTTTTGTTGAAGAGTTTGGAACATCAGGAACAGGAGATGGACAATTTGACCAACCAATGGGAATTGCACTAGATATGACTAATGATTTGTTATGGATAGCAGATTCAGATAATGATAGAATTCAAGTGTTTAATCTTAATTCTGAGCCTGCAGTTTTACTTCCTGACAAACCAGATAATCTAAAAGCATCACCAGTTTCTCCAACATCAATTATTCTTTCTTGGGTTGAACCCACCATGGCAGAAAACGTACCAGAGATTACAGGTTATAAAATAGAATATAGAGTTGGATCAGATGATTATATTCCAGTTACTCAAAACACTGGAAGCAAAACCACATCATTTATCCATCAAGGTTTAGATTCTGATGAAACTTATTCATACCGTGTTTATTCAATTAATTCAGAAGGAACAAGTGCTTCATATTCTAGTACATCAGAAAAACCAAAACATACTACAACACCAACTGCATTAACTGCAACGGCAATTGCACCAAGTCAAATTAAACTTTCTTGGTTACCACCATCTGAAACTTTTGGACAATCAATTACAGGTTACAATATTTTACGAGAAATTAATGAAGGAGTATATGATGATTCTGTAGGGAATACAAATGCAGGAACTACAACATTCATTGTTACAAATTTACAAACTGATAAAACATACACATATGCAATTAGTGCAAATATTGGATATGGTTCTACAGGTGAATCCCCAACAGCATCAGCTACACCTAGAGAGGATTCTGTAAATGTGGTAGATGATCCAATAACATCAACTGCGATTCAGATAACAAAGTCATCTCCGCCAATAAAATTAACTGCATCAGTGGTTTCATCATCTCAAATTAACCTAGCATGGAGTCCACCTGTAGAAGACGGAAATTCAGCAATTACAGGTTACAAAATTGAAGTGAAAAGAGATGATAATTCATACACAACATTAGTTGCAGATACAGAAAGTACTGTAAGAACATATTCTCATACAAATCTCATAACAAATTCAAAGTACACGTACAAAGTTTCAGCAATTAACGTAGTAGGAACAAGTGATCCATCAAATGAATTTTCTGCCACACCAAAATCTACCAATGTACAGATTAGTCCATTAGGTAAATTGAACATAGATGAGGGTAAATTATTGCTATTTACAGTCAAGTTACTAGATAATTCAGTCAAAGATGTAGTGTTTAGTCTAGATAAAAACCCTCCAGCAGGGGCAAAAATCATATCAAATACTGGAGTATTCTCATGGACTCCAACAAGTACTGATGGTGGAAAAACATACTCACTAGATGTGGTTGCTAAAAAAGATGGATTGACAGATCGTGAAACAGTAACAATTATAGTAAATGATGTTATGACTTCACAACAACCAGAACCAGAACCACAGCCTAAAGAATTAGGACTAGCATCATTTGTGGATGAAACTAAAGATCCGCAAAGTTATGTTGACAGATACAACAATGAGGCAAGCTACAAGAAATGGTTTGACGATAATTTTGCAGAGTATGATTCTATTTACCAAGCAGTTGGATTAGAAGAGCCATTACTTATTCCAGCATCATTTGTGGATGAAACTAAAGATCCGCAAAGTTATGTTGACAGATACAACAATGAGGCAAGCTACAAGAAATGGTTTGACGATAATTTTGCAGAGTATGATTCTATTTACCAAGCAGTTGGATTAGAAGAGCCAAAAGTTGAAGAAAAGAAATTTGGGATCTGCGGTCCTGGAACGAAATTAATTGATGGAGTATGTACAATTGTTGAAAAACCAGCTGTAAAGCCATGGTGGCAGTTTTGGTAA
- a CDS encoding DedA family protein: MEPFDSFLIWIADFLGDHLYEGIFLAALLETIVPPIPTLAIFPTAGFLASQQGITLFGLIPMIILGAIGATIGTSAIYLIALKLGRVVLLRYLKYVKVNENKLERVEIWFEKYGDKAVFLGRMVPVMREMISIPAGLLKMKIPKFVTYTFAGSLVWSSGTILSGYYFGEAIGLSTSGITPLP, from the coding sequence ATGGAACCTTTTGATTCTTTTCTGATTTGGATTGCCGATTTTTTAGGAGATCATCTTTATGAAGGGATTTTCTTAGCTGCCCTTCTTGAAACTATAGTTCCACCAATTCCCACTTTAGCAATATTCCCAACTGCTGGATTTCTTGCATCACAACAAGGTATTACGTTATTTGGATTAATTCCGATGATTATTCTTGGAGCTATTGGTGCAACCATTGGAACATCTGCTATCTATCTAATTGCATTAAAACTCGGTCGTGTGGTTTTACTTCGATATTTGAAATATGTAAAAGTAAATGAAAATAAATTAGAACGAGTTGAAATTTGGTTTGAAAAATATGGTGACAAGGCAGTATTTTTGGGAAGAATGGTTCCAGTAATGAGAGAAATGATTTCTATTCCCGCTGGATTACTTAAAATGAAAATTCCTAAATTTGTAACATATACGTTTGCAGGTTCTCTAGTTTGGTCTTCTGGAACTATTTTGTCTGGATATTATTTTGGTGAAGCAATAGGTCTTAGCACTAGTGGAATAACACCATTGCCTTAA
- the trxA gene encoding thioredoxin — MSEDPEIAKIMQRKMDEMLKPKPEPTIEPGIIDLNDSNFDQIVSAENPTLVDFWAEWCGPCKSMHPIFESLSKKYPNVKFARVNVDQNQNISMKFAVQSIPTFIMFKSGQIVDKMMGAVGAPGIHMICKKHSS; from the coding sequence TTGTCGGAAGACCCAGAAATTGCAAAAATTATGCAGAGGAAAATGGATGAAATGCTCAAACCAAAACCAGAGCCTACAATTGAGCCTGGAATTATAGATTTGAATGATTCAAACTTTGATCAGATAGTTTCTGCTGAGAATCCAACATTGGTAGATTTTTGGGCAGAATGGTGTGGACCATGCAAATCAATGCATCCAATATTTGAAAGCCTCTCAAAAAAATATCCTAATGTAAAATTCGCAAGAGTAAATGTTGATCAAAATCAAAATATCTCTATGAAATTTGCAGTACAATCAATTCCAACATTTATCATGTTCAAATCAGGCCAAATTGTAGATAAAATGATGGGAGCAGTAGGAGCACCTGGAATTCATATGATTTGTAAAAAGCATTCAAGCTAG
- a CDS encoding Ig domain-containing protein — protein sequence MRTNLGLFSVFSLILLMIIPVYADVTSVTIDKESFSIDDKFTISGTVDDEGGVMIAAPMKKPNGDTLFRNAFSTGGEFTFTPVNADDLFNGGEGTYIITVFTEYQQPVNGTVIKIEYNNGIASTLPDFELILKEIGNKQVDENEKLSFTASITDSQIIDEEYSLDKHPSGATINKDTGVFSWTPTDTQAGGYIFDIVVNAGPLEDRETITVTVIDKPVTTTPPVQTTPEPEPEPEPEPQPKELGLASFVDETKDPQSYVDRYNNEASYKKWFDDNFAEYDSIYQAVGLEEPLLIPASFVDETKDPQSYVDRYNNEASYKKWFDDNFAEYDSIYQAVGLEEPKVLAPFVDPNLDPQYYIDRYNKETTYKDWFDETYPDITIYEAVGLEEPETIEQEFGECGEGTDLVDGMCVIVDNSEGGGCLIATATYGSEMAPQVQLLREIRDNQLMNTESGISFMTGFNSLYYSFSPHIADMERESPIFKEIVKIGITPLLSTLSLMSYAESESEVLGYGIGVVLMNLGMYVAAPAIIIFKTKKYIKI from the coding sequence ATGAGAACAAATCTAGGACTATTTTCAGTATTTTCACTAATTCTTTTAATGATAATTCCAGTCTATGCAGATGTAACCTCTGTAACTATTGACAAAGAATCATTTTCAATTGATGATAAATTTACAATTTCAGGAACTGTGGATGATGAAGGAGGTGTAATGATAGCAGCCCCAATGAAAAAACCAAATGGTGATACATTATTTAGAAACGCATTTTCAACTGGTGGGGAATTTACTTTTACTCCAGTTAATGCAGACGATTTGTTTAATGGAGGTGAAGGAACCTATATTATTACAGTCTTTACGGAATATCAACAACCTGTAAACGGCACTGTAATTAAAATTGAATATAATAATGGAATTGCATCAACATTACCAGACTTTGAATTAATTCTAAAAGAAATTGGAAATAAACAAGTAGATGAAAATGAAAAATTATCTTTTACTGCAAGTATTACAGATTCTCAAATTATAGATGAAGAATATTCATTAGACAAACATCCAAGTGGTGCAACTATCAATAAAGATACTGGAGTATTTTCTTGGACTCCAACTGACACTCAAGCAGGAGGATATATTTTTGATATTGTTGTTAATGCAGGTCCACTTGAAGATAGAGAAACTATCACAGTTACAGTTATTGATAAACCGGTTACTACAACACCACCTGTTCAAACAACTCCAGAACCTGAGCCAGAGCCAGAACCAGAACCACAGCCTAAAGAATTAGGACTAGCATCATTTGTGGATGAAACTAAAGATCCACAAAGTTATGTTGACAGATACAACAATGAGGCAAGCTACAAGAAATGGTTTGACGATAATTTTGCAGAGTATGATTCTATTTACCAAGCAGTTGGATTGGAAGAACCATTACTTATTCCAGCATCATTTGTGGATGAAACTAAAGATCCACAAAGTTATGTTGACAGATACAACAATGAGGCAAGCTACAAGAAATGGTTTGACGATAATTTTGCAGAGTATGATTCTATTTACCAAGCAGTTGGATTAGAAGAGCCAAAAGTATTAGCACCATTTGTTGATCCAAATCTAGATCCGCAATACTATATTGATAGATACAACAAGGAAACCACATACAAAGATTGGTTTGATGAAACATATCCTGACATTACAATTTACGAAGCAGTTGGATTGGAAGAACCAGAAACCATAGAACAAGAATTTGGAGAATGTGGTGAAGGAACCGATCTTGTTGATGGAATGTGTGTGATTGTTGATAATTCTGAAGGTGGAGGTTGTCTTATTGCTACTGCAACATATGGCTCAGAGATGGCACCACAGGTTCAATTGTTAAGAGAAATTAGAGATAATCAATTGATGAATACAGAATCAGGCATCTCATTTATGACAGGATTCAATTCATTGTACTATTCATTCTCACCACATATTGCAGATATGGAAAGAGAGAGTCCAATATTCAAAGAGATAGTAAAAATTGGAATTACACCATTACTATCAACATTGTCTCTAATGTCATATGCAGAATCAGAATCTGAAGTGTTAGGATATGGAATTGGAGTTGTTTTGATGAATCTAGGAATGTATGTAGCAGCTCCAGCAATAATAATTTTCAAGACTAAAAAATATATCAAAATCTAA